One segment of Streptomyces sp. NBC_01454 DNA contains the following:
- a CDS encoding transposase, with protein MGEGSLLVELTRHLMQAAVEAEMDQHLGEEAGRTGGWGSRSGGNARNDYRPRKVMTEVGAVAVQVPTEDHGGDHGLTSETALRCGAARADPTPSGRLLPPGAGSGWTRCRWETLSGRAVGKAGAR; from the coding sequence ATGGGCGAAGGCAGCCTGCTGGTTGAGCTGACCAGGCATCTCATGCAGGCCGCCGTCGAGGCGGAGATGGACCAGCATCTGGGCGAGGAGGCCGGCCGCACCGGTGGCTGGGGCTCTCGTTCTGGCGGCAACGCCCGCAACGACTACCGGCCCAGGAAGGTCATGACGGAGGTCGGCGCCGTGGCGGTGCAGGTCCCGACTGAAGATCACGGTGGAGACCACGGCCTGACCAGTGAGACCGCTTTGCGGTGCGGCGCTGCTCGCGCAGACCCCACTCCTTCAGGGCGGCTGCTCCCGCCAGGTGCAGGAAGTGGGTGGACACGGTGTCGCTGGGAAACTTTGTCCGGTCGAGCAGTAGGGAAGGCAGGCGCGCGGTGA
- a CDS encoding IS3 family transposase, which yields MSEFYQFIAAEKAVYPVALLCRVLGVVRSSFYAWLEAEDAREARTRADDALAHEITVIHLASKGAYGVPRVHAELRRLGRPVNRKRVERVMRERRITGVTRRRRRSLTRPDKQARPAPDLIGRDFTAARPGTRLVGDITYLPTREGWLYLACWLDLATREVVGYAMADHHRAALVVDALRMAHGRGGLEDGCITHSDRGSEYTSAEFRAEVHTLGLRESTGRTGSCFDNAAAESFWAVLKEEIGTRIWPDRATARADVFTFIETFYNRRRLRKHAVFGYLTPHETRQRFRNAQTLAA from the coding sequence GTGAGCGAGTTCTACCAGTTCATCGCTGCGGAGAAGGCCGTCTACCCGGTGGCCCTGCTGTGCCGTGTCCTGGGCGTGGTCCGCTCCTCGTTCTACGCCTGGCTGGAGGCGGAGGATGCCCGGGAGGCCCGGACGCGGGCGGATGACGCGCTGGCCCACGAGATCACCGTGATCCACCTGGCCTCGAAGGGCGCCTACGGTGTTCCGCGCGTGCACGCCGAGCTACGGCGGCTGGGCCGACCAGTCAACCGCAAGCGGGTGGAGCGGGTCATGCGCGAACGTCGGATCACCGGCGTCACACGCCGAAGACGCCGCTCGCTGACCCGTCCCGACAAGCAGGCACGGCCCGCCCCGGACCTGATCGGCCGTGACTTCACCGCCGCCCGGCCCGGCACCCGGCTGGTTGGGGACATCACGTACCTGCCCACCCGTGAGGGCTGGTTGTATCTGGCCTGCTGGCTGGACCTGGCCACCCGCGAGGTCGTCGGTTACGCGATGGCGGACCACCACCGTGCCGCGCTGGTGGTCGACGCACTGCGGATGGCCCACGGCCGGGGCGGCCTGGAAGACGGCTGCATCACACACAGCGACCGCGGAAGCGAGTACACCTCAGCTGAATTCCGCGCAGAAGTACACACGTTGGGGCTTCGTGAGAGCACCGGCAGGACTGGCTCCTGCTTCGACAACGCCGCGGCGGAGAGCTTCTGGGCCGTGCTCAAGGAAGAGATCGGCACCCGGATCTGGCCCGACCGGGCGACCGCCCGCGCCGACGTGTTCACGTTCATTGAGACCTTCTACAACCGGCGCCGCCTGCGCAAACACGCTGTGTTCGGGTACCTCACACCCCACGAGACGCGTCAGCGGTTCCGTAACGCCCAAACACTCGCAGCGTAG
- a CDS encoding IS30 family transposase gives MSDETKADLWRRWRSGESISVISRQIGKPPGSVFTVLKHHGGIAPAPRKARAGSLTLGEREEISRGLCAGHSYRAIASLLGRAVSTISREVGNNGGRDVYRAIAAQERALDRARRPKRCLLATRPALRQKVLTLLCEEWSPEQIVGHLRRYHGNDPAMEISHETIYRSVYTTRWKVIPREVCKRLRTGRPIRKNKRHTVKGQWRSQITDARPIEERPQAAEDRSEPGHLEGDLVIGSNNSQVATLVDRKTRFLTVVKLASRHTNVVVPALAETYTRMDSRLRGTLTWDRGMELAAHKRLSTDTGVDVFFAAPRSPWQRGTNENTNKLLRQYLPKGTNLSTFSQGDLDAIAAKLNNRPRKCLGFRTPAESVALTG, from the coding sequence AGACAGATCGGCAAACCGCCCGGCTCGGTGTTCACCGTCCTCAAGCATCACGGAGGAATCGCTCCCGCGCCTCGCAAGGCGCGCGCTGGAAGCCTGACCTTGGGCGAGCGGGAAGAGATCTCGCGCGGGCTTTGTGCCGGCCATTCCTACCGGGCGATCGCCAGCCTGCTGGGGCGTGCGGTGTCGACGATCAGCCGTGAAGTCGGCAACAACGGCGGACGCGACGTCTACCGGGCAATCGCTGCGCAGGAACGGGCACTTGACCGCGCCAGGCGCCCGAAACGGTGCCTGCTCGCCACCAGACCGGCGCTCAGGCAGAAGGTGCTGACCCTGCTCTGCGAGGAGTGGTCACCCGAGCAGATAGTCGGCCACCTTCGTCGCTATCACGGCAATGACCCGGCGATGGAGATCAGCCACGAGACGATCTACCGGTCGGTCTACACCACCCGGTGGAAAGTGATCCCCCGCGAGGTCTGCAAACGCCTTCGCACCGGCCGCCCGATCCGGAAGAACAAGCGACACACGGTGAAGGGACAATGGCGCTCGCAGATCACCGATGCCCGGCCGATCGAGGAGCGCCCCCAGGCCGCGGAGGACCGCAGCGAGCCCGGACATCTGGAAGGCGATCTGGTGATCGGCTCGAACAACAGCCAGGTCGCCACCCTGGTCGACCGAAAGACGCGGTTCCTCACGGTCGTGAAACTCGCCAGCCGCCACACCAACGTTGTCGTTCCAGCTCTAGCCGAGACATACACGCGCATGGACTCCCGACTACGAGGCACGCTGACCTGGGACCGCGGCATGGAACTGGCAGCCCATAAGCGTCTCAGCACCGACACCGGCGTCGACGTGTTCTTCGCAGCCCCACGCAGCCCCTGGCAGCGGGGCACCAACGAGAACACCAACAAGCTGCTCCGGCAGTACCTGCCCAAAGGGACGAACCTCTCGACGTTCAGCCAGGGCGACCTTGATGCCATCGCGGCAAAACTCAACAACCGCCCCCGCAAGTGCCTGGGATTCCGCACCCCGGCCGAGAGTGTTGCCTTGACCGGTTGA